A single region of the Ferroacidibacillus organovorans genome encodes:
- a CDS encoding Ger(x)C family spore germination protein, with the protein MRALHSQNPPRNLYRTLCMSFLLASSLVLSGCWDNHELEDLTFVSIIGVDEAPQKNNIQISFQYEAPLSIQGSNPNVTQNKNIVATFVTPSFGAARNLANITTDRQISLLQCKAILLSEKLIKHEDAMELLEALVRERDFRRDIAVITSLDPIEKIMHKNRSKLGSSSARTLENLRNQVTYTSYVPKTTLNDFFIRTESGDSLPITPLIGIKSPLQETSHLKNEDDVFAGQVPLDRGDNPIEAMGAEVYQNNMGVGHLTGAEVRIYAIMRKQAGQFIKSFDDPVRHGARDAVMIKQYYSPDVAAHLDKNQLHLIINVPLQATLIGTNAGVDFVQNAHNTRILERGLERHFEKDTYDLLHRCQTEFHGDIFGFSGALKTKFLTEQGWKAFRFTEKFDRAKFTVHYHLLMNSFGKQRAPFNTTE; encoded by the coding sequence GTGCGCGCACTGCATAGCCAAAATCCCCCGCGCAATCTTTACCGCACCCTTTGCATGTCTTTTCTTCTCGCTTCATCCCTTGTACTGTCAGGGTGCTGGGACAACCATGAACTGGAAGACCTCACGTTTGTCAGCATCATCGGTGTAGACGAGGCGCCGCAAAAAAACAACATACAAATCTCCTTTCAATATGAGGCGCCGCTCTCCATCCAGGGATCAAACCCAAACGTCACCCAGAACAAAAATATCGTCGCGACATTTGTCACTCCAAGCTTTGGCGCCGCGCGAAATCTCGCCAACATCACAACAGACCGACAAATCTCACTCCTGCAGTGCAAAGCGATCCTTCTTTCCGAAAAATTGATAAAGCACGAAGATGCCATGGAACTTCTGGAGGCACTGGTGCGCGAGCGAGATTTTCGCCGCGATATCGCCGTGATTACAAGTCTTGATCCGATCGAAAAAATCATGCATAAAAATCGCAGCAAACTCGGCAGTTCATCCGCGCGCACCCTGGAAAACCTGCGCAATCAGGTCACCTATACAAGCTATGTGCCAAAAACCACGCTCAACGATTTTTTTATCCGCACCGAGTCAGGAGATTCACTTCCGATCACTCCATTGATCGGGATAAAGTCCCCCCTTCAAGAGACATCCCATCTAAAAAATGAGGATGACGTATTCGCTGGACAGGTACCACTGGATCGCGGCGACAATCCGATTGAAGCGATGGGGGCAGAAGTGTATCAAAACAACATGGGGGTGGGTCACCTGACCGGTGCAGAAGTGCGCATCTATGCGATCATGCGCAAGCAGGCAGGTCAGTTTATCAAGAGTTTTGACGACCCCGTCAGACACGGCGCGCGCGATGCTGTCATGATCAAACAGTATTATTCGCCAGACGTAGCGGCGCATCTCGACAAGAACCAGTTGCATCTCATCATCAATGTCCCACTACAGGCCACGCTCATTGGGACAAACGCAGGCGTCGACTTTGTGCAAAATGCGCACAATACGCGCATTCTCGAACGCGGGCTTGAGAGACATTTTGAAAAAGATACATACGATCTCTTGCATCGCTGCCAGACAGAATTTCACGGCGACATCTTCGGATTCTCTGGCGCCTTGAAGACGAAATTTCTCACAGAACAAGGATGGAAAGCATTCAGATTTACAGAAAAATTCGACCGTGCGAAATTCACAGTGCACTATCACTTGCTGATGAATTCATTCGGAAAGCAGCGCGCACCCTTCAATACGACAGAATAG
- a CDS encoding ABC transporter permease, producing MKKRAPMYWLLLIIPFSFILAPLYALFVSRHALSFQGLFSDPAFLPALLMSLQTASITTLCTMLFGIPASFALSRLPRLIHQTLNGFLLIPLIIPSLIGGMAELTLYGPNTPLGAWFTTFGVSLTGSSVGVVFAQLFVASPFLILNVSQAMREVPKEYLEATQTLGGDSWINFWYVVLPLCKEAIGVGAILTFARAVGEFGATLMMAYHPYTLPIYAWVSFISGGLAQIIPLSVLLIGMGVLVSILASLIQRVVRSGMM from the coding sequence GTGAAAAAACGCGCACCCATGTATTGGCTTTTGCTGATCATTCCGTTCAGTTTTATCCTTGCGCCGCTCTACGCACTGTTTGTCTCGCGTCACGCCCTGTCGTTTCAAGGCTTGTTTTCAGATCCCGCGTTTTTACCGGCGCTTCTGATGTCTTTGCAGACGGCGTCGATCACGACACTCTGTACGATGCTCTTTGGGATTCCCGCGAGTTTTGCGCTTTCCCGCCTACCGCGCCTGATCCATCAGACGCTAAACGGATTTCTCCTCATCCCGTTGATCATTCCTTCGCTGATCGGCGGGATGGCGGAACTTACCCTGTACGGTCCAAACACGCCGCTTGGCGCTTGGTTTACTACGTTTGGTGTATCTCTAACGGGAAGCAGCGTAGGGGTCGTTTTTGCGCAACTTTTTGTCGCGAGTCCTTTTCTCATTTTGAATGTCTCACAGGCGATGCGCGAAGTGCCAAAAGAATACCTTGAAGCGACACAGACGCTTGGCGGCGATTCCTGGATCAATTTCTGGTATGTCGTGTTGCCCCTTTGCAAAGAGGCAATCGGTGTTGGGGCCATCCTGACCTTTGCACGGGCCGTCGGTGAATTCGGGGCGACGCTCATGATGGCGTATCACCCCTATACCTTGCCGATCTATGCGTGGGTCTCGTTTATTTCCGGAGGTCTTGCGCAAATCATTCCGCTCTCGGTGTTACTGATCGGTATGGGGGTCTTGGTAAGCATTTTGGCATCCCTGATCCAACGGGTCGTCCGCTCAGGCATGATGTGA
- a CDS encoding substrate-binding domain-containing protein, whose amino-acid sequence MPGMRVGEPLFLARIAGQTVVHTARQAGNRRVDGMLSNARITETDGVYIRVAATAYSVQPDEAFLVAGCDSALGLWVQAINYAAGKPVAFWINCDNQTALKYLREKKVHAAATHFGLHFPFEDDPGVIKTRLQFTRYRLGFGFAGDRFAAPDAERIKRMRLVNRPRGAGARLALDRWTLENGVRADELAGYDVELPSHAHVAEAVACRFADLGVMPEPEATACKLDFVSLSEDASVLSFAVDPAHPVVANALQTLFSDAFLTLLKTSGPYDVSAVGQTLP is encoded by the coding sequence ATGCCAGGCATGCGCGTTGGCGAGCCGCTATTTCTCGCTCGAATTGCCGGACAGACCGTCGTTCACACTGCGCGCCAAGCGGGCAACCGCCGAGTGGATGGGATGCTTTCAAACGCGCGCATCACAGAGACAGATGGTGTATACATACGCGTCGCGGCCACGGCGTACAGCGTTCAACCGGACGAAGCTTTTTTGGTGGCAGGGTGCGACAGTGCGCTTGGACTTTGGGTGCAGGCGATCAATTACGCCGCAGGAAAACCGGTTGCGTTTTGGATCAATTGCGACAATCAGACAGCGCTTAAGTATCTCAGAGAAAAAAAGGTGCATGCCGCCGCAACGCATTTCGGTCTGCACTTTCCTTTTGAAGATGATCCAGGGGTCATAAAGACGCGCCTTCAATTCACGCGCTATCGACTTGGATTCGGTTTTGCGGGTGATCGCTTCGCGGCGCCTGACGCAGAGCGTATCAAAAGGATGCGTCTGGTCAATCGCCCACGTGGTGCAGGCGCGCGGCTTGCGCTTGACCGGTGGACACTTGAAAATGGCGTGCGTGCGGATGAACTCGCGGGGTATGATGTAGAGCTTCCTTCTCACGCGCATGTCGCAGAAGCGGTGGCGTGTCGGTTTGCAGATCTTGGCGTCATGCCGGAACCGGAAGCAACTGCTTGCAAGCTCGACTTTGTTTCATTAAGCGAGGATGCCTCCGTGTTGTCTTTTGCGGTGGATCCCGCGCATCCGGTCGTTGCAAATGCCCTGCAGACCCTTTTTTCCGACGCTTTTTTGACGCTTCTAAAGACCAGCGGCCCGTACGATGTGTCCGCTGTGGGACAAACACTGCCATAA
- a CDS encoding extracellular solute-binding protein, with amino-acid sequence MKPISRKGAQRIRFTFFTIASVSLVAGALSATHAFGAPKNAAQPKPAPRRAAPAVTHTPLSVYYAGSMTQVMEQAIGPQFDKMTGDTYQGKGMGSVALAQMMRSGLGQPDVFISAAPSVNTSLLMGKANHNLETWYITLAKDQLVIAYNSTSRYAKDLRLAALHRLPWYKVLEQKGFRLGRTDPKIDPKGVMTVEMLQLAQRYYHNNTLSSRIIGSIENPQQIFPEEALLAQLKTGQVDAAIAFLHEAKEWRVPYITLPNAINLGDPAEAAFYRNATFTQKGKTTHAEPIVFTISIPNNARHKAAAIAFVNDMLSGPASKILLREGFTAMPHTAYGLRSAIPALLKKDLAPSTGSVRA; translated from the coding sequence ATGAAACCTATTTCAAGAAAAGGCGCACAGCGCATTCGTTTTACATTCTTTACGATCGCCTCTGTGTCACTCGTAGCCGGGGCACTCAGCGCAACCCACGCGTTTGGCGCCCCAAAAAACGCTGCGCAGCCAAAACCCGCTCCCCGCCGTGCGGCGCCTGCTGTCACACACACGCCGCTTAGTGTGTACTACGCAGGTTCGATGACACAGGTCATGGAGCAGGCGATCGGACCGCAGTTTGACAAGATGACAGGAGATACGTATCAAGGCAAAGGGATGGGATCGGTCGCGCTCGCCCAGATGATGAGAAGCGGACTGGGTCAGCCTGATGTATTCATCAGTGCCGCGCCTTCTGTCAACACATCGCTGCTCATGGGAAAGGCGAATCACAATCTGGAGACATGGTACATCACGCTTGCAAAGGATCAACTCGTCATCGCCTACAACTCGACAAGCCGTTACGCCAAAGACCTTCGACTCGCAGCGCTGCATCGCTTGCCGTGGTACAAAGTTCTCGAGCAAAAAGGGTTTCGCCTCGGCCGTACCGACCCGAAGATCGACCCCAAAGGCGTCATGACGGTTGAAATGCTCCAACTAGCACAGCGGTACTACCACAACAACACGCTCTCTTCGCGCATCATCGGCAGCATCGAGAATCCGCAGCAGATCTTCCCTGAAGAGGCGCTTCTCGCACAGCTAAAAACAGGGCAAGTCGATGCAGCGATCGCCTTTTTGCATGAGGCAAAAGAGTGGCGTGTCCCTTACATCACACTGCCAAATGCAATCAATCTCGGCGATCCGGCAGAAGCTGCATTCTATCGTAACGCGACATTCACACAAAAAGGGAAGACGACACACGCAGAACCGATCGTGTTCACGATTTCCATTCCGAACAATGCCCGACATAAAGCGGCGGCGATTGCTTTTGTCAACGACATGCTCTCAGGACCCGCGAGCAAAATCCTTTTGCGGGAAGGGTTTACAGCGATGCCTCATACGGCGTATGGACTTCGTTCAGCGATCCCAGCCCTGTTGAAAAAAGACTTGGCGCCTTCTACGGGCAGTGTCCGCGCGTAA
- a CDS encoding GerAB/ArcD/ProY family transporter, translating to MIQEGRISNLHLAAIVAVVILSKALNPFFVILVHYGHSAAGLLGILSAIVMFLIVLPLFIAAKPDDSFVSLAKKNLGNVLGTLIGASSLVLLYLDACVSMRADVEQVQLVFLPQTPPTIIDYVYLLFMLVCAYFGIEVLARATLITYVVVITTLLILMFLTIPQWDINHFFPPLGPGIGTLAKQSVLHAGYFGEIILFFMLRPFLRTYAQFKRGLLWGYGFAVAIIVMGLYVTQFVLPYPSNDHLYYLFIEVGKLLYFGRFFQHIEAIFALSWLPISLFRMAIFLLVISLQLAEVCNSKNYRRFLITTGFLIYLGSFVPPSLEATIDFKDVWLQQRSIPIYGGFALLVGIVSLIRRRHEKPEAPDHEGHDKRTTKKGGRKRARTA from the coding sequence ATGATCCAAGAGGGTCGTATCAGCAATTTGCATTTGGCGGCCATCGTCGCCGTCGTCATCCTGAGCAAAGCGCTCAATCCTTTTTTTGTCATTCTCGTGCACTACGGCCACTCGGCAGCCGGCCTGCTTGGCATCTTGTCGGCCATTGTCATGTTTCTCATCGTTTTGCCGCTATTTATTGCGGCAAAACCAGACGACAGCTTTGTCAGCCTGGCAAAAAAAAACCTTGGGAACGTTTTGGGCACGCTCATCGGCGCCTCGTCTCTTGTGCTGCTCTATCTCGACGCTTGCGTGAGCATGCGCGCAGACGTTGAGCAAGTGCAGCTCGTCTTTTTGCCGCAAACGCCGCCCACGATCATTGACTATGTCTATCTGCTCTTCATGCTGGTGTGCGCCTATTTTGGGATCGAGGTGCTGGCGCGCGCAACGCTGATCACCTATGTCGTGGTCATCACGACACTGCTCATTCTCATGTTCCTGACTATACCGCAGTGGGACATAAACCATTTTTTCCCGCCTTTGGGACCCGGGATCGGCACACTCGCAAAGCAGAGCGTACTGCACGCTGGTTACTTTGGAGAGATCATCCTATTTTTTATGCTGCGCCCATTTCTGCGCACCTACGCGCAGTTTAAGCGCGGTCTGCTCTGGGGGTATGGATTCGCCGTAGCCATCATCGTCATGGGGCTTTACGTCACGCAGTTCGTGTTGCCTTACCCGTCAAACGATCACCTCTACTATCTTTTTATCGAAGTGGGAAAACTTCTTTACTTCGGCCGCTTTTTTCAACACATTGAGGCGATTTTCGCCTTGTCCTGGCTTCCGATCTCTCTGTTTCGCATGGCCATCTTTCTGCTTGTGATCAGCCTGCAACTCGCCGAGGTGTGCAACTCCAAAAACTATCGGCGCTTCCTCATCACGACCGGGTTTTTGATCTATCTCGGATCGTTTGTGCCGCCAAGCCTCGAGGCGACCATTGACTTTAAAGATGTCTGGCTTCAGCAGCGGAGTATCCCCATTTACGGCGGGTTCGCACTGCTCGTCGGAATCGTCAGTCTGATTCGACGTCGTCACGAAAAACCAGAAGCTCCAGACCATGAGGGTCACGACAAACGCACGACTAAAAAAGGAGGCCGAAAACGTGCGCGCACTGCATAG
- a CDS encoding spore germination protein: protein MFKQRLVHVLAWIINLSEGPAPYRGRFSLSPSAYGREGSEDTSYSETMSDNKTSQNKEPRNQSDEGSQKISHVDKTVIEKDLAKAFGIRQDQAADQHNQPSDNAAKDAEDPSQPYESVGERREKRITAEDDARNDAKRTHHKHLLPASLAEQESYIRKLLHADRNADMVFAEHFTAAHQRVLLVYSGVTVKEPAIEQFILQVFSHIHEPLSDMTTLAHLLPCANWSLSSEMSGLPDQVIAGKILLFMGFSEVLTCSFAELKAREIGQPVNESIIRGPQEAFTEDLNYNMSVMRRVVHCKELILQVKALQDIGSTRVCVMYLAGLTNLDLVAEVNRRLDNIGHIPHDAVGMVMQLIEDHPYSILPTTIYSERPDFIARYLYRGCVALIVENKPLGLLAPSTLLMQMETSDDLYQRFWFVNFLRVLRVISIFCALLLPGLYVSLVNFQQEMIPSDLLLTIYSSRQNIPFPTIIEVMVLELSFELIREASLRVPKVIGPTIGIVGALILGQSAVQADLVTPIVVILISITGLGSFAVPNLELNFSLRYLRFMFTFASWIFGLFGLGCALLLLLIYVASMQSFGVPYLTPLSPYRPKEEGVFRKQIIKYDDLPGSLRSRPTLNAASQKADRMVPQTVEKADPNRPAADTDSPAIEEKKDEQTAEQNAEQAPSARPWRTRRTPRKLGSGGADRSSEKTLSSESATASTSSTADTSQAGSADASGGSSA from the coding sequence ATGTTCAAACAGCGACTCGTCCACGTGCTTGCCTGGATCATCAATCTCTCCGAAGGACCTGCTCCCTATCGCGGACGTTTTAGCCTCAGTCCGAGCGCATATGGACGAGAAGGCTCCGAAGATACAAGCTACAGTGAAACGATGAGTGACAACAAGACTTCTCAAAACAAAGAACCACGCAATCAATCGGACGAAGGTTCTCAAAAAATCAGTCACGTTGATAAGACGGTCATAGAAAAAGACCTCGCCAAAGCGTTTGGCATTCGTCAAGACCAAGCCGCAGATCAGCATAATCAACCAAGTGACAACGCGGCCAAAGATGCGGAGGACCCGAGTCAGCCCTATGAGAGTGTGGGCGAGCGCCGTGAAAAACGCATCACGGCAGAAGACGATGCCAGAAATGATGCAAAGCGTACTCACCACAAGCATCTCCTGCCCGCATCGCTCGCTGAGCAGGAGTCGTATATCAGAAAACTCCTGCACGCAGACCGCAACGCAGACATGGTATTCGCAGAGCACTTTACAGCCGCCCATCAGCGCGTGCTCCTCGTGTACTCAGGCGTCACCGTCAAGGAACCTGCTATCGAACAATTCATCCTGCAAGTCTTTTCACACATCCACGAACCGCTCTCAGACATGACCACACTCGCGCATCTGCTGCCGTGCGCCAATTGGTCTCTTTCCAGCGAGATGAGCGGCCTGCCCGATCAGGTGATCGCCGGAAAAATTCTATTGTTCATGGGTTTTTCCGAAGTGTTGACATGTTCATTTGCCGAACTCAAAGCGCGCGAGATCGGCCAGCCCGTCAATGAATCCATCATACGAGGACCCCAGGAAGCGTTTACAGAAGACCTGAACTACAACATGTCTGTCATGCGCCGTGTGGTGCACTGCAAAGAGCTCATCCTTCAAGTCAAAGCGTTGCAAGACATTGGCTCGACGCGTGTCTGCGTCATGTACCTCGCTGGTCTAACCAATCTTGATCTCGTCGCGGAAGTCAATCGACGTCTCGACAACATCGGGCACATTCCACACGATGCAGTCGGAATGGTCATGCAGTTAATCGAGGACCACCCGTACTCGATCTTGCCGACCACCATCTATAGCGAACGCCCTGACTTTATCGCACGCTATCTCTATCGCGGCTGCGTCGCGCTGATCGTTGAGAATAAACCTCTGGGACTTTTGGCTCCGTCAACCTTACTTATGCAAATGGAGACATCTGACGACTTGTATCAGCGTTTCTGGTTTGTCAATTTCCTGCGAGTCTTGCGCGTCATCTCCATTTTTTGTGCACTGCTGCTACCCGGCCTCTATGTTTCACTTGTGAATTTTCAGCAAGAGATGATCCCGTCTGATCTTCTTCTAACGATCTATTCATCGCGACAAAACATCCCGTTTCCGACGATCATTGAGGTGATGGTTCTAGAACTCAGCTTCGAACTGATCCGCGAAGCGTCTTTGCGCGTGCCAAAAGTGATAGGACCTACGATCGGCATTGTCGGCGCGCTTATTCTCGGTCAGTCCGCCGTACAGGCAGACCTTGTGACACCGATTGTCGTCATCCTGATTTCGATCACAGGTCTTGGTTCATTTGCCGTACCCAATCTTGAACTCAACTTCTCTCTGCGCTATTTGCGATTTATGTTCACATTCGCCAGTTGGATTTTTGGCCTGTTTGGCCTGGGGTGCGCGCTGCTTCTACTGCTCATTTATGTCGCATCCATGCAGTCTTTTGGTGTCCCCTACCTTACGCCGCTTTCCCCATATCGACCGAAGGAAGAAGGAGTTTTTCGAAAGCAGATTATCAAGTACGACGATCTCCCAGGGTCGCTGCGCAGTCGTCCCACCCTAAACGCCGCCTCGCAAAAAGCGGACAGGATGGTGCCACAAACCGTCGAAAAAGCTGATCCAAATCGCCCGGCGGCTGACACAGATTCACCTGCGATAGAAGAAAAGAAAGACGAACAGACCGCCGAACAAAACGCAGAACAGGCGCCATCTGCCCGCCCTTGGCGGACCAGGCGCACCCCCCGCAAGCTGGGGTCAGGCGGCGCTGACAGATCGTCTGAAAAAACACTCTCAAGCGAGTCAGCGACAGCGAGTACATCCTCGACGGCAGACACATCTCAAGCAGGGTCAGCCGACGCGAGTGGGGGTTCTTCCGCATGA